One stretch of Micromonospora echinospora DNA includes these proteins:
- the aceE gene encoding pyruvate dehydrogenase (acetyl-transferring), homodimeric type: MATERKRPVITAGLPSQLPDIDPEETSEWVESLDGVIDERGTKRARYVMLRLLERARERQVGVPSLTTTDYINTIPPEREPWFPGDEHVERRLRAYIRWNAAMLVHRAQRPEIGVGGHISTFASSASLYEVGFNHFFRGKNHPGGGDQIFYQGHASPGMYARAFLEGRLSESQLDGFRQELSHPGGGLPSYPHPRLMPDFWEFPTVSMGLGPLNAIYQARFNRYLQHRGIKDTSQQHVWAFLGDGEMDEVESLGAIGVAAREELDNLTFVINCNLQRLDGPVRGNGKVMQELEAFFRGAGWNVIKVVWGREWDPLLAADTDGALVNLMNTTPDGDYQTYKAESGAYVREHFFGRDPRTRKMVEGLTDDEIWNLKRGGHDYRKLYAAYKAATEHTGQPTVILAKTIKGWTLGSHFEGRNATHQMKKLTLEDLKLFRDRLYLDIPDKQLEENPYLPPYYTPGEKSDEITYLKDRRQQLGGYLPTRSTARKTLAIPGSERFADVKRGSGKQKVATTMAFVRLLKDIMKDKEFGKRWVPIIPDEARTFGMDSLFPTQKIYSPHGQRYTAVDRDLFLSYKESTTGQILHEGINEAGSVASFTAAGTAYATHGEPMIPLYIFYSMFGFQRTGDGFWAAADQMARGFVLGATAGRTTLNGEGLQHEDGHSLLLAATNPAVVSYDAAFAFELAHIVENGLHRMYGEEQENIFYYLTIYNEPIFQPAEPEGVDVEGIVKGIHRYSPAPQVGDDAPKANILASGTGMQWALKAQQLLAEDWGVSADVWSVTSWTELRRDAVECEEYNLLNPGEEPRVPYIARRLADADGPKVAVSDWMRAVPDLIARWVPGDYTSLGTDGFGMSDTRHALRRHFHVDAESVAVATLRQLALRGVVPAHVPADAARKYALDDVNAAPVGETGGDS, translated from the coding sequence GTGGCTACGGAACGCAAGCGCCCGGTGATCACCGCTGGTCTGCCGAGCCAGCTTCCGGACATCGACCCTGAAGAGACCAGCGAATGGGTCGAGTCGCTCGACGGTGTCATCGACGAGCGCGGGACAAAACGAGCCCGGTACGTCATGCTGCGCCTGCTGGAGCGGGCCCGCGAGCGGCAGGTCGGGGTGCCGTCCCTGACCACCACCGACTACATCAACACGATCCCGCCGGAGCGCGAACCGTGGTTCCCGGGTGACGAGCACGTCGAGCGGCGGCTGCGGGCGTACATCCGGTGGAACGCTGCCATGCTGGTGCACCGGGCGCAGCGCCCGGAGATCGGCGTCGGTGGCCACATCTCCACGTTCGCCAGCTCCGCGTCGCTCTACGAGGTGGGCTTCAACCACTTCTTCCGGGGCAAGAACCACCCGGGCGGCGGCGACCAGATCTTCTACCAGGGCCACGCCTCCCCCGGCATGTACGCGCGGGCGTTCCTGGAGGGCCGGCTCAGCGAGTCCCAGCTCGACGGCTTCCGGCAGGAGCTGTCGCACCCCGGTGGCGGGCTGCCGTCGTACCCGCACCCGCGGCTGATGCCGGACTTCTGGGAGTTCCCGACCGTCTCCATGGGTCTCGGGCCGCTGAACGCGATCTACCAGGCGCGGTTCAACCGCTACCTCCAGCACCGGGGCATCAAGGACACCTCCCAGCAGCACGTCTGGGCGTTCCTCGGCGACGGTGAGATGGACGAGGTCGAGTCGCTCGGCGCGATCGGCGTGGCCGCCCGCGAGGAGCTGGACAACCTCACCTTCGTGATCAACTGCAACCTCCAGCGCCTGGACGGACCGGTCCGCGGCAACGGCAAGGTCATGCAGGAGCTGGAGGCGTTCTTCCGGGGCGCCGGCTGGAACGTCATCAAGGTCGTCTGGGGCCGGGAGTGGGACCCGCTGCTCGCCGCGGACACCGACGGCGCGCTGGTCAACCTGATGAACACCACGCCCGACGGCGACTACCAGACCTACAAGGCGGAGTCCGGGGCGTACGTGCGGGAGCACTTCTTCGGCCGCGACCCGCGGACCCGCAAGATGGTCGAAGGGCTGACCGACGACGAGATCTGGAACCTCAAGCGGGGTGGCCACGACTACCGCAAGCTCTACGCGGCCTACAAGGCGGCCACGGAGCACACCGGCCAGCCGACAGTGATCCTCGCCAAGACGATCAAGGGCTGGACGCTCGGTTCGCACTTCGAGGGCCGCAACGCCACGCACCAGATGAAGAAGCTGACGCTGGAGGACCTGAAGCTCTTCCGCGACCGCCTCTACCTGGACATCCCGGACAAGCAGCTGGAGGAGAACCCGTACCTCCCGCCGTACTACACCCCGGGCGAGAAGTCGGACGAGATCACCTACCTGAAGGACCGGCGCCAGCAGCTCGGCGGCTACCTGCCCACGCGCAGCACCGCGCGCAAGACGCTGGCCATCCCGGGCAGCGAGCGGTTCGCCGACGTCAAGCGCGGGTCGGGCAAGCAGAAGGTCGCCACCACGATGGCCTTCGTCCGCCTGCTCAAGGACATCATGAAGGACAAGGAGTTCGGCAAGCGCTGGGTGCCGATCATCCCGGACGAGGCCCGTACCTTCGGCATGGACTCGCTCTTCCCGACCCAGAAGATCTACTCGCCGCACGGCCAGCGCTACACCGCCGTGGACCGGGACCTGTTCCTGTCCTACAAGGAGTCGACCACCGGCCAGATCCTGCACGAGGGGATCAACGAGGCCGGGTCGGTGGCCTCCTTCACCGCCGCGGGAACGGCGTACGCCACGCACGGCGAGCCGATGATCCCGCTGTACATCTTCTACTCGATGTTCGGCTTCCAGCGCACGGGCGACGGGTTCTGGGCGGCGGCGGACCAGATGGCGCGGGGTTTCGTGCTCGGCGCGACCGCCGGCCGGACCACGCTCAACGGTGAGGGCCTCCAGCACGAGGACGGCCACTCGCTGCTGCTCGCCGCCACCAACCCGGCGGTGGTCTCCTACGACGCGGCGTTCGCCTTCGAGCTGGCGCACATCGTGGAGAACGGCCTGCACCGGATGTACGGCGAGGAGCAGGAGAACATCTTCTACTACCTCACCATCTACAACGAGCCGATCTTCCAGCCGGCCGAGCCGGAGGGCGTGGACGTCGAGGGCATCGTCAAGGGCATCCACCGCTACTCCCCCGCGCCGCAGGTCGGCGACGACGCGCCGAAGGCGAACATCCTCGCCTCCGGCACCGGCATGCAGTGGGCGCTCAAGGCCCAGCAGCTGCTCGCCGAGGACTGGGGCGTCTCCGCCGACGTGTGGTCGGTGACGTCCTGGACCGAGCTGCGCCGCGACGCGGTGGAGTGCGAGGAGTACAACCTGCTCAACCCGGGCGAGGAGCCGCGGGTGCCGTACATCGCGCGGAGGCTGGCCGACGCCGACGGGCCGAAGGTCGCGGTCAGCGACTGGATGCGCGCGGTACCGGACCTGATCGCCCGCTGGGTACCCGGCGACTACACCTCGCTCGGCACCGACGGCTTCGGCATGTCGGACACGCGGCACGCGCTGCGCCGCCACTTCCACGTGGACGCCGAGTCGGTGGCGGTCGCCACGCTGCGCCAGCTCGCGCTGCGCGGCGTGGTGCCGGCCCACGTCCCGGCCGACGCGGCCCGCAAGTACGCGCTGGACGACGTCAACGCCGCCCCGGTCGGCGAGACCGGCGGCGACAGCTGA
- a CDS encoding GH1 family beta-glucosidase has translation MPEFPAGFRWGVSTSAYQIEGATTADGRGPSIWDTFAHEPGRVTDASTGDQACDHFHRYAEDTALLAGLGVSAYRFSIAWPRIQPAGTGPANAAGLDFYDRLVDGLLAAGVDPVATLFHWDLPQPLEDAGGWLNRDTAARFAEYADLAAARLGDRVRLWITLNEPFIHMSMGYGMGVHAPGRMLLFDAFPVAHHQLLGHGLAVSALRARTTSPVAIANNYSPVRVAGDTDADRAAAMAYDALHNLLFTDPLLGRGYPEAPGVDPAVIRDGDLDVLAAPIDVLGVNYYNPTGIRAPEADSPLPFDIVPLDGYPRTAFDWPVAPDGLRDLLLQLHQRYGDALPPIQVTESGCAYDDAPDADGRVHDPERIAYLDGHVRAVREAMAAGVPVTGYFVWSLLDNWEWAEGFTKRFGLVHVDFDTQRRMPKSSYTWFRDLVRR, from the coding sequence ATGCCCGAGTTCCCCGCCGGCTTCCGCTGGGGGGTCTCCACCTCCGCGTACCAGATCGAGGGCGCGACCACTGCCGACGGTCGCGGTCCGTCCATCTGGGACACCTTCGCCCACGAGCCGGGCCGGGTCACCGACGCCAGCACCGGCGACCAGGCGTGCGACCACTTCCACCGGTACGCCGAGGACACCGCGCTGCTGGCCGGGCTGGGCGTGTCCGCGTACCGGTTCTCGATCGCCTGGCCCCGGATCCAGCCGGCCGGCACCGGCCCGGCCAACGCCGCCGGGCTGGACTTCTACGACCGGCTGGTGGACGGCCTGCTCGCCGCCGGCGTGGACCCGGTCGCCACACTGTTCCACTGGGACCTGCCGCAGCCGCTGGAGGACGCCGGCGGCTGGCTGAACCGGGACACCGCGGCCCGCTTCGCCGAGTACGCCGACCTGGCCGCGGCCCGCCTCGGCGACCGGGTGAGGCTCTGGATCACGCTCAACGAGCCGTTCATCCACATGAGCATGGGCTACGGCATGGGCGTGCACGCCCCCGGCCGGATGCTGCTGTTCGACGCCTTCCCGGTGGCCCACCACCAACTCCTCGGGCACGGTCTCGCGGTCTCCGCGCTGCGCGCCCGCACCACGTCCCCGGTGGCGATCGCCAACAACTACTCCCCGGTGCGGGTCGCCGGCGACACCGACGCGGACCGGGCCGCCGCGATGGCGTACGACGCGCTGCACAACCTCCTGTTCACCGATCCGCTGCTCGGACGCGGCTACCCGGAGGCGCCGGGTGTGGACCCGGCGGTGATCCGCGATGGGGACCTGGACGTGCTGGCCGCCCCGATCGACGTCCTCGGGGTCAACTACTACAACCCGACCGGCATCCGGGCACCCGAGGCGGACTCGCCGCTGCCGTTCGACATCGTGCCGCTGGACGGCTACCCGCGTACCGCGTTCGACTGGCCGGTGGCCCCGGACGGCCTGCGGGACCTGCTGCTCCAACTGCACCAGCGCTACGGCGACGCGCTGCCGCCGATCCAGGTAACCGAGAGCGGCTGCGCGTACGACGACGCGCCGGACGCCGACGGCCGGGTGCACGACCCGGAGCGGATCGCATACCTGGACGGGCACGTCCGCGCGGTGCGCGAGGCGATGGCCGCCGGTGTGCCGGTGACCGGGTACTTCGTCTGGTCGCTGCTGGACAACTGGGAGTGGGCCGAGGGCTTCACCAAGCGGTTCGGCCTGGTGCACGTCGACTTCGACACGCAGCGGCGGATGCCGAAGTCGTCGTACACCTGGTTCCGGGACCTGGTGCGGCGATGA
- a CDS encoding SRPBCC family protein: MILVERSAHVAAPVEVVWDVVQRAEQLPAWLAGVRAAEVLSGEGFGRRQLVQAGRGAAHEAEVIAFQEPTLIGWRERAKGAGARAEARTEIYVQLTPDEEAGGTVVRLIVVRWPAGPVKAALLRLGLRRVGADLEDSLARLTDLAAVG, encoded by the coding sequence ATGATCCTCGTGGAACGCAGCGCACACGTGGCGGCGCCGGTAGAAGTGGTCTGGGACGTCGTGCAGCGCGCCGAGCAGCTGCCGGCCTGGCTGGCGGGAGTCCGCGCGGCCGAGGTCCTGTCCGGGGAGGGATTCGGGCGGCGGCAGTTGGTCCAGGCCGGACGCGGCGCCGCGCACGAGGCCGAGGTGATCGCCTTCCAGGAGCCGACCCTGATCGGCTGGCGCGAACGCGCAAAGGGCGCCGGCGCCCGGGCCGAGGCGCGCACCGAGATCTACGTCCAGCTGACCCCGGACGAGGAAGCCGGCGGCACCGTCGTACGGCTGATCGTCGTGCGGTGGCCCGCCGGACCCGTCAAGGCGGCCCTGCTCCGGCTCGGCCTGCGCCGGGTCGGCGCCGACCTGGAGGACTCGCTGGCCCGGCTGACCGACCTGGCCGCCGTCGGCTGA
- a CDS encoding MFS transporter, with product MTTVNPTPASLPAALAEPTVPVRRSWIALIFAANLGVWMAFFTPIQVLLPQQVERIAPADKEAMLAVVTGLGALAAVLANPLAGALSDRTSLRLANRHFGRRHVWTAFGAVIGAVALVLLARQNTIAGVAVAWVAAQVCFNAMLASLTAAIPDRVPVAQRGGVSGWVGIPQALGLVLGAVLVTAVVTGNAAGYAAIALAMLLLSLPFALLTQDDHLPREHRSPLRLRSLFSSMWISPRRHPDFAWAWFTRFLVQTGNALGTLYLLYFLTDGVRVADPEGSLLILILLYTVGMMLTAVVAGRMSDRSGRRKVFVIASGLIMAVAALLLAVAPTWPMAMVAALLLGAGYGVYLAVDAALITQVLPAATDRAKDLGVINIANSAPQVLGPALSAPIVVHLGGYPTLYAVTAVVTVLGSALVVKIKSVP from the coding sequence ATGACCACTGTGAACCCGACGCCGGCGTCGCTGCCGGCGGCGCTCGCCGAACCGACAGTGCCGGTACGGCGGAGCTGGATCGCGCTGATCTTCGCGGCCAACCTGGGCGTCTGGATGGCGTTCTTCACCCCGATCCAGGTGCTGCTGCCGCAGCAGGTGGAACGCATCGCGCCGGCCGACAAGGAGGCGATGCTGGCGGTGGTGACCGGTCTCGGCGCGCTCGCCGCGGTGCTGGCGAACCCGCTCGCCGGGGCGTTGTCCGACCGCACCTCGCTGCGGCTGGCCAACCGCCACTTCGGCCGGCGGCACGTCTGGACCGCGTTCGGCGCGGTGATCGGCGCGGTCGCCCTGGTGCTGCTGGCCCGGCAGAACACCATCGCCGGGGTGGCGGTGGCCTGGGTGGCCGCGCAGGTCTGCTTCAACGCGATGCTGGCCAGCCTCACCGCCGCGATCCCGGACCGGGTGCCGGTGGCGCAGCGTGGCGGCGTGTCCGGCTGGGTGGGCATCCCGCAGGCGCTGGGCCTGGTACTGGGCGCGGTGCTGGTGACGGCTGTGGTGACCGGCAACGCCGCCGGGTACGCCGCGATCGCGCTCGCCATGCTGCTGCTGTCGCTGCCGTTCGCGCTGCTGACCCAGGACGACCACCTGCCCCGGGAGCACCGCTCGCCGCTGCGGCTGCGCTCGCTGTTCTCCTCGATGTGGATCAGCCCGCGCCGCCACCCCGACTTCGCCTGGGCGTGGTTCACCCGGTTCCTGGTGCAGACCGGCAACGCGCTGGGCACGCTCTACCTGCTCTACTTCCTCACCGACGGGGTACGGGTGGCCGACCCCGAGGGCTCGCTGCTGATCCTGATCCTGCTCTACACGGTCGGAATGATGCTGACCGCGGTGGTCGCCGGGCGCATGTCCGACCGCTCCGGCCGGCGCAAGGTCTTCGTGATCGCCTCCGGGCTGATCATGGCGGTGGCGGCGCTGCTGCTCGCGGTGGCGCCGACCTGGCCGATGGCGATGGTGGCGGCGCTGCTGCTCGGCGCGGGCTACGGCGTCTACCTGGCGGTGGACGCCGCGCTGATCACGCAGGTGCTGCCCGCCGCCACGGACCGGGCCAAGGACCTCGGCGTGATCAACATCGCCAACTCGGCGCCGCAGGTGCTCGGCCCGGCGCTGTCCGCGCCGATCGTGGTGCACCTCGGCGGCTACCCCACCCTGTACGCGGTCACCGCGGTGGTCACCGTGCTGGGCAGCGCCCTGGTAGTGAAGATCAAGTCGGTGCCCTGA
- a CDS encoding secondary thiamine-phosphate synthase enzyme YjbQ codes for MRSEVITVRTGSRPTVRDITSEAERFVASAGDGLLHVFVPHATAGLAIIETGAGSDDDLLRALDDLLPTDGRWRHRHGSPGHGRDHVLPAFVPPYATLPVLGGRIQLGTWQSICLVDTNGDNPDRQVRFSFLPG; via the coding sequence ATGCGCAGTGAGGTGATCACCGTCCGGACCGGCTCCCGGCCGACCGTCCGGGACATCACGAGCGAGGCCGAGCGGTTCGTCGCCAGCGCCGGCGATGGTCTGCTGCACGTCTTCGTCCCGCACGCCACGGCCGGGCTGGCGATCATCGAGACCGGCGCCGGCTCCGACGACGACCTGCTGCGGGCGCTCGACGACCTGCTTCCCACCGACGGCAGGTGGCGGCACCGGCACGGCTCGCCCGGGCACGGCCGCGACCACGTGCTGCCCGCGTTCGTCCCGCCGTACGCCACGCTGCCGGTGCTCGGCGGGCGGATCCAGCTCGGCACCTGGCAGTCGATCTGCCTGGTCGACACCAACGGCGACAACCCCGACCGGCAGGTGCGCTTCTCGTTCCTGCCCGGCTGA
- a CDS encoding MarR family winged helix-turn-helix transcriptional regulator, with the protein MAHSTVSADQPGSGDRPSLAGDTVRRILHVAAALRHHQDEALAGLGLTPAAARALHELDPDRPQPARDLAEQLGCDRSNVTGLADRLERAGLVERRTDPADRRQKTLVVTGRGREVRARVGQVMSDSRLLDDLSTAELAALRELVFKVSDGGCPEECGEV; encoded by the coding sequence ATGGCGCACTCCACTGTCTCCGCTGATCAGCCCGGCTCCGGTGACCGGCCGAGCCTGGCCGGGGACACCGTGCGCCGGATCCTGCACGTCGCCGCCGCGCTGCGCCACCACCAGGACGAGGCGCTCGCCGGGCTGGGGCTCACCCCCGCGGCCGCTCGCGCGCTGCACGAACTGGACCCGGACCGCCCGCAGCCGGCCCGCGACCTCGCCGAGCAGCTCGGCTGCGACAGGTCGAACGTCACCGGCCTGGCCGACCGGCTGGAGCGGGCCGGGCTGGTGGAACGACGCACCGATCCGGCCGACCGGCGGCAGAAGACGCTTGTGGTAACCGGGCGCGGCCGGGAGGTCCGTGCGCGGGTCGGGCAGGTCATGTCGGACTCCCGACTGCTCGACGACCTGAGCACCGCCGAACTGGCCGCACTGCGTGAACTCGTCTTCAAGGTCTCCGACGGCGGCTGCCCGGAGGAGTGCGGCGAGGTCTGA
- a CDS encoding transketolase C-terminal domain-containing protein, with translation MLSDVTTPHDLDDRLRAELAALGAPDQRRDLGERLPDGGPLTGAQALALFDAQLTSRLLDLAGQWLHGFGEGYHTIESAGHEGNAAVAAALRPTDPALLHHRSGAFYCLRAAQAAGAFPAAPPPPAPPTPDPETAPDAAVDGSPGAVPGASSGVSPDEPAASSAQRATPASSAVSPAPSAVIPDPSATPALPDATHESHDLPAQRGTSQDPPIDPTSQEQRSALREPERSWSESAPMGAVSYQDLERPGAGGDAGQAGAVAAPGGASGRTNAAAGEAGSLPVGAGIVVDADGGATVGVPDLPPPAPDDAFAAAARDVLRGIVASAEEPAAGGRQKLFGRADLAVVPTAASAGSHLPRAVGLGLALERLRRGARPADGEPEAAAWPADAVVVCSFGDASVNHATVTAALNTAGWYDHTGLRIPVLFVCEDSCGSADGWVATTLRSRPGIRYFAADGTDVAESYRVAAEATAWVRRHRRPAVLHLGAVRLMGQGDGGEVRDPLLATARLLVTSGYAGGEELLSRYDERGWQLRRIAEEVLDEPKLASAVDVVRELAPRRPVRVSRAVADAAARAAGPGAGARAEAFGGKPPELTGPLTLAQSINAALADGMLDHPGMAVFGRGVAAGGGAHGVTEGLRDRFGAARVFDTPRDETSILGLGLGAGLAGMLPVPEIRYLAYLHSAEDQLRGEAATMRFFSRGAFRNPMVVRVAALAGEDGLGGNARNDNSVAVLRDVPGLVVAVPARPDDAAPMLRTCLAAARVDGSVCVFLEPAALYHARDLYTDGDGEWTAEYAEPGAWADRHVPIGRARVYGIGSSEDLTIVTFGSGVRMSLRAAATLAAEGVGSRVVDLRWLAPLPVADIIREASATGRVLVVDETRRSGGVGEGVLSALVDTGYVGAARRVAGLDSFVPLGPAARQVLVSEEAITQGARTLLAR, from the coding sequence ATGCTGTCCGACGTGACCACCCCGCACGATCTCGACGACCGGCTCCGGGCCGAACTGGCCGCGCTCGGGGCGCCCGACCAGCGGCGCGACCTGGGCGAGCGACTGCCCGACGGCGGGCCGCTGACCGGGGCGCAGGCGCTGGCCCTGTTCGACGCGCAACTGACCAGCCGGCTGCTCGACCTGGCCGGGCAGTGGCTGCACGGCTTCGGTGAGGGGTACCACACCATCGAGTCGGCGGGGCACGAGGGCAACGCCGCGGTGGCCGCCGCGCTGCGGCCGACGGACCCCGCGCTGCTGCACCACCGCTCCGGGGCGTTCTACTGCCTGCGCGCCGCCCAGGCCGCCGGGGCCTTCCCCGCCGCCCCGCCGCCGCCCGCCCCGCCGACACCCGACCCGGAGACCGCTCCCGACGCCGCCGTCGACGGCTCGCCCGGTGCCGTCCCCGGCGCCTCAAGCGGCGTCTCGCCCGACGAGCCGGCCGCATCCTCCGCGCAGCGAGCCACCCCCGCCTCGTCGGCTGTTTCCCCCGCTCCGTCGGCTGTCATCCCGGACCCGTCGGCCACCCCGGCCCTGCCGGACGCCACCCACGAATCGCACGACCTGCCCGCCCAGCGCGGCACCAGCCAGGATCCCCCCATCGATCCCACCTCTCAGGAGCAGCGTTCCGCGCTCCGGGAACCGGAGAGATCTTGGAGCGAAAGTGCCCCTATGGGGGCCGTTTCGTACCAAGATCTCGAACGGCCGGGCGCGGGAGGCGACGCTGGCCAGGCGGGTGCCGTCGCTGCGCCGGGCGGCGCGAGCGGTCGGACGAACGCGGCGGCGGGTGAGGCGGGCAGCCTTCCCGTGGGAGCCGGGATCGTGGTGGACGCGGACGGTGGCGCGACTGTCGGCGTACCCGATCTGCCGCCGCCTGCCCCCGACGACGCGTTCGCGGCGGCGGCGCGCGACGTGCTGCGCGGCATTGTGGCGTCCGCCGAGGAACCGGCCGCCGGAGGCCGGCAGAAGCTCTTCGGCCGCGCCGACCTCGCGGTCGTGCCGACCGCCGCGAGCGCCGGCTCGCACCTGCCCCGCGCGGTCGGCCTGGGGCTGGCGCTGGAGCGGCTGCGCCGGGGCGCCCGGCCCGCGGACGGTGAGCCGGAGGCGGCGGCCTGGCCCGCCGACGCCGTGGTGGTCTGCTCCTTCGGCGACGCCTCGGTCAACCACGCCACGGTCACCGCCGCGCTCAACACCGCCGGCTGGTACGACCACACCGGCCTGCGTATCCCGGTCCTGTTCGTGTGCGAGGACAGCTGTGGCTCCGCTGACGGGTGGGTGGCGACGACGCTGCGGTCCCGGCCCGGCATCCGCTACTTCGCGGCCGACGGCACGGACGTGGCCGAGAGCTACCGGGTGGCGGCGGAGGCGACCGCCTGGGTGCGCCGGCACCGCCGGCCCGCCGTGCTGCATCTGGGCGCGGTCCGGCTGATGGGCCAGGGCGACGGGGGCGAGGTCCGCGACCCTTTGCTGGCCACCGCGCGGCTGCTGGTCACCTCCGGGTACGCCGGGGGCGAGGAACTTCTCAGCCGGTACGACGAGCGGGGCTGGCAGCTGCGCCGCATCGCCGAGGAGGTGCTGGACGAGCCGAAACTGGCGTCCGCGGTCGACGTGGTGCGGGAGCTGGCGCCACGCCGGCCGGTCCGGGTGTCCCGGGCGGTGGCCGACGCGGCGGCGCGGGCGGCCGGTCCGGGCGCCGGGGCGCGGGCGGAGGCGTTCGGCGGCAAGCCGCCGGAGCTGACCGGGCCGCTGACGCTGGCGCAGAGCATCAACGCGGCGCTCGCCGACGGCATGCTCGACCACCCCGGGATGGCGGTGTTCGGCCGGGGGGTGGCCGCCGGCGGCGGGGCGCACGGGGTGACCGAGGGGCTGCGGGACCGGTTCGGGGCGGCCCGGGTGTTCGACACGCCACGGGACGAGACCTCGATCCTCGGGCTCGGGCTGGGCGCCGGCCTGGCCGGGATGCTGCCGGTGCCGGAGATCCGGTACCTGGCGTATCTGCACAGCGCCGAGGACCAGCTCCGCGGCGAGGCGGCCACCATGCGGTTCTTCTCCCGGGGCGCGTTCCGCAACCCGATGGTGGTGCGGGTGGCCGCCCTGGCGGGCGAGGACGGGCTCGGCGGCAACGCGCGCAACGACAACTCGGTGGCGGTACTGCGGGACGTGCCGGGGCTCGTGGTCGCCGTGCCGGCGCGGCCGGACGACGCCGCGCCGATGCTGCGTACGTGCCTGGCGGCGGCCCGGGTGGACGGCAGCGTCTGCGTCTTCCTGGAGCCGGCCGCGCTCTACCACGCCCGCGACCTCTACACCGACGGTGACGGAGAGTGGACGGCCGAGTACGCCGAGCCGGGCGCCTGGGCGGACCGGCACGTGCCGATCGGGCGGGCCCGTGTCTACGGGATCGGCTCGTCCGAGGACCTCACCATTGTCACTTTCGGTAGCGGGGTGCGGATGTCGCTGCGCGCGGCGGCCACCCTCGCCGCGGAGGGCGTGGGCAGCCGCGTGGTGGATCTGCGCTGGCTGGCCCCGCTGCCGGTGGCCGACATCATCCGGGAGGCCTCGGCGACCGGCCGGGTGCTGGTGGTGGACGAGACGCGGCGCTCCGGCGGGGTGGGCGAGGGCGTGCTGTCCGCGCTCGTCGACACCGGGTACGTCGGCGCCGCGCGCCGTGTGGCCGGACTTGACTCGTTTGTACCATTAGGTCCGGCTGCTCGTCAGGTACTGGTCTCGGAGGAAGCCATCACCCAGGGTGCCCGTACGCTGCTGGCACGGTAA